The Scyliorhinus torazame isolate Kashiwa2021f chromosome 7, sScyTor2.1, whole genome shotgun sequence genome has a window encoding:
- the LOC140426777 gene encoding alpha-2Db adrenergic receptor-like, with amino-acid sequence MDMEACGQPAENRSGGVNGSESERLAPHYSPAATALVSLVVTLIILLIMVGNILVVVAVFTSRALKPPQNLFLVSLASADILVAALVIPFSLANEVMGYWYFGSVWCGIYLALDVLFCTSSIVHLCAISLDRYWSVTRAVEYNLKRTPKRIKCMIAIVWLISAVISFPPLVTMDSSKQGCCELNDDTWYILSSCLVSFFAPCLIMILVYFRIYRVAKQRTSVVSVARNGVERHGSQSETCFAGKGRAEPESPSSQSSCSNPRQEELEDIDLEESFSSEAKPRGSSRCPEPRKGQGQQPAPQHNRFSWASNRASQLFLEPRKRPVSKLSKSKVAQLREKRFTFVLAVVIGVFVLCWFPFFFTYSLKAVCRESCSVPDPLFNFFFWIGYCNSSLNPIIYTIFNRDFRKAFQKIIFKTNKRPL; translated from the coding sequence ATGGACATGGAGGCttgcgggcagcctgcggagaaCCGATCCGGAGGAGTGAATGGCAGCGAGTCTGAGAGGCTAGCCCCTCACTACAGCCCGGCGGCCACTGCCCTGGTCAGTCTGGTGGTCACCCTGATCATCCTGCTCATCATGGTGGGCAACATCCTGGTGGTGGTGGCCGTGTTTACCAGcagagctctgaaacccccccagaACCTTTTCCTGGTGTCTCTGGCCTCGGCTGACATCCTGGTGGCTGCACTGGTCATCCCTTTCTCTCTGGCCAACGAGGTGATGGGCTACTGGTATTTCGGGAGTGTTTGGTGCGGTATCTACCTGGCTCTCGATGTCCTCTTCTGCACCTCCTCCATCGTGCATCTCTGCGCTATAAGTTTGGACAGATACTGGTCAGTAACCCGTGCAGTCGAATACAATCTAAAGAGAACTCCCAAACGCATCAAGTGCATGATTGCCATAGTGTGGCTCATCTCTGCAGTCATCTCCTTCCCGCCCTTGGTCACCATGGACAGCAGTAAGCAAGGGTGCTGTGAACTCAACGACGACACCTGGTACATCCTGTCTTCTTGCCTGGTGTCTTTCTTCGCCCCCTGCCTGATCATGATCCTGGTCTACTTCCGAATCTACAGGGTGGCCAAACAAAGGACCTCGGTGGTGTCGGTGGCCAGGAACGGGGTGGAGAGACACGGCTCCCAGTCGGAGACCTGCTTCGCCGGCAAGGGCAGGGCGGAACCGGAGAGCCCCAGCAGCCAGAGCTCGTGCAGCAACCCCAGGCAGGAGGAGCTGGAAGACATCGACCTGGAGGAGAGCTTCTCCTCCGAGGCGAAGCCCAGGGGCTCGAGCCGGTGCCCCGAGCCCAGGAAGGGGCAGGGGCAGCAGCCCGCCCCGCAGCACAACCGCTTCTCCTGGGCCAGCAACAGGGCTTCCCAGCTATTCCTGGAACCCAGGAAGCGGCCCGTCTCCAAACTCAGCAAGAGCAAAGTGGCCCAGCTGAGGGAGAAGCGCTTCACCTTCGTGCTGGCCGTGGTGATCGGGGTCTTTGTGCTGTGTTGGTTCCCCTTTTTCTTCACCTACAGCCTGAAAGCGGTCTGCAGGGAGAGCTGCTCCGTCCCCGACCCCCTCTTTAACTTTTTCTTCTGGATTGGTTACTGCAACAGCTCTTTAAACCCCATCATCTACACAATCTTCAACAGGGATTTCCGAAAGGCCTTCCAAAAAATCATTTTCAAGACCAATAAACGTCCTTTGTAA